A segment of the Candidatus Jettenia caeni genome:
TTATCATGTGGCCGCTGTACACGTATGTCAATGCAGAGATAGAAAACGTTGGAAGATATGAAGGATGGGGTACTATTCCGTTCTATATCTCAGAAAAATCTCCTGTATCTGATTCCCAATCAATTTTATGGCCACTCTTTAATCATGTAGATGACAAGCAGAGAGGGCTTGAACGATGGGATTATCCGTTTCCCATTGCGACAAGGATAAAGGGTAAGGAAAGGAATAAAAATACCTTCTTACCATTTTGGAATATTGACCGCAAACGTAATTCAGAAACCGTATCGTTTGCTTATCCCTTGTTCTGGTTACTTCACTATGAAACGGGTGATTCCAGAAAGACAGATACCGTACGGTTTCTGCCTTTTTACTGGAAACGTGATGAATATCTGATTCATGAGGAAAAATACACCGGACTAAGACAAATCTGGCCTTTTTATAAACGAGAAAAAGAGCCTGATCATTCCACAAATTTTGAAGTATTCTCTCTCTATCCATTCTTAGATGATGAATCATGGGAAAGAAACTGGAAATCGTTCTTTCATATGTATGAACGGAGAAATGATAAGACATCCGGGAGAAAAACAACACGCCTGTTGTGGAGGCTCTATCATACAGAAAACAGTGAGCGACTTTCCTATCTGGAGATGGCACCCTTTTTCTCTCTCTATAAAAATAAAAATAACAACATTACCTGTTTCTCTCTCTTCTGCAATATCTTTCAATATAAGAAAAAAGAAACAGACCGATATATTAAGCTGTTGTATCTCGTAAAAATACCTTTGACTCTTACGGCGAAAAATGAGAAGGTAACCATAGAACAATAAGGAAGAAGATTTTCGATAAAGAGGAATTTTCATATCATGGCAAATCCAATAGCATATATAGGGATAAAAGCGCTTACCTTATTTCAATTGACAGGTGAATTACTCCAACTTCTTGCCAGCACCATCTATTGGTCTAAACATACCTTCAGGAATGTAGACAAGATTTTCCACTTTATGGTAAAAATGGGGGTTAACACGTTACCAATCGCCACCTTTACTTCGCTCTTTGTGGGAATGGTTATGGTGCTTCAAACTGGTTATACTCTGGAAAAATTCGGTATGGCAGAATCTCTGGGCGCCATCGTCCCCATCGCAATGGCAAGGGAATTAGGGCCGGTACTCACAGCGCTCTTACTCGCGGGCAGGATTGGCGCTGCAATTACCGCAGAAATCGGCACCATGACGGTATCAGAAGAGGTAGACGCACTGAAGACCCTGGGCATTAATCCGGTAGGATATCTCGCTATGCCCCGTTTCCTGGCTTGTTTATGTATGCTGCCTGTTCTCGTTGTCTATGCAGATGTGATAGGTATTCTGGGCGGTGCATCTGTAGCTGCGACCTATTTCCACATCCCTGCAAAAATATATTTTGATCGTATGGCAGAAAGCCTGCAATTTATTGATATTATTAAGGGACTGACAAAGGCAGCGGTTTTTGGCGCTACGATAGCCATTATAGGATGCCGTTATGGTTTGGAGGCTAAAGGAGGGGCTGCAGGTGTGGGTGAAGCAACAACGAGATCTGTGGTCTGTTCATTTGTTACCATATATATATTGAATTATTTTATCACAAGATTATGGCTGTAAACGCTATTGAAATCGATATACAGAAACTCAATAAATCCTTTCGCAACTTTCAGGTATTAAAGGATCTCGATTTACAGATACGGGCAAGTGAGACGACGGTGATTATGGGCGGCAGTGGAACAGGAAAAAGCGTCCTGCTAAAACACATTATTGGATTAATCAGTCCGGATTCCGGGAAGATATTCATACGGGGTGTAGATATTACAACACAAAAAGGCCCTGCGTTAGATACCATCAGAAGCCGGTTCGCTATGGTATTTCAATCTGCTGCATTACTAAATTCACTTACCGTTGCTGAAAATGTCGGATTAGGACTCAAAGAACAACACCGGTTTTCAAAAAAGGAAATTAACGAGATTGTTATAGAAAAATTAAAACTCGTAAAAATGGAACATAAATATAACAGTTTGCCGGGCGAGCTCAGCGGAGGAATGAAAAAAAGGGTCGGCATTGCCCGCGCCCTAGCTATGAGTCCGGAGGTTGTGCTGTATGATGAGCCGACAGCTGGTCTTGACCCGATTATGGCCGGAAATATTGATGAGCTTATCCTCGAATTAAAACAGAAATTTAAAATGACCGCAGTTGTTGTAACTCACGATATGGAATCGGCGTTTTATATTGGTGATCACATTTGCATGCTTTATCAGGGGAAGATCATTGAGGAAGGAAGTCCGGAATCTATCAGGCGCAGTAGCAACGATTACGTTATTCAATTTATTACCCGACATAAAAGTGTACAAACATAAACCATTGAAAATGCAGGGCAAGGCTTTAGCCTGGCTCCTCATATGCATCAAGCTAACCAGAGAGGATTTCCTGCAGAATATTCTTTGCAGAAACGAACCTTGTGTTTATCCTGAAAAAGACAAGAATCCTATGAGGACATTTCTTTCATTAATTACCTTTAAACTTTGGAGGAATGTAATATGGAATCAACATCAATCTCCGCTACTAAGGTAGGCATATTCTTTATCATTGGCATAGCGATACTCGCCCTTTTAACCTTCCGCCTGGAGACATTCAGGAAATGGGGCAACTACTACGATCTTATAGCCTATTTCAAAGAAGCCAGAGGTTTAGAGGCTCAAAATGATGTTACCCTGGCAGGCACAAAGGTTGGACATGTGAAAAGTGTTACGGTTGAAGGTGATATGATTAAGGTCGTCATATCTATTCAAGAAGATATCGTAGTCCGGAAAGGATCGGAAGCGTCGATTATCTCCGATTTCTTACTCGGAAAAAGCCATGTAAACATTACCCTTGCATCGGTCTCTAATCCAGCATATAATGCTGGTGAAATAATAAAAACTATTGAATCACCGAGCCTTGCTGATATGTTAGCGAAAGTGGATAGTGCACTGGCAAGTGTGCAAAACATTTCTGCATCCTTTGAAGGAACCAAAGAAGTCTTTGATTCATTCAAGGTCGCCGGAAAATCATTGGATAAAGCAAACATTAAATTGAATAAACTGCTGGATTCTACGCTTAACATCACTGAAAAAATTAATTCAGGACAAGGGACATTGGGCAAACTAATCGTTGATACAACACTCAGCAACAAAATAGAATCTGCTGTGGATACTACTCAAAGGGTACTTGCGAATAATGAACAAACTATCAATAATACCCTGTCAAGACTTTCTGAGGCTTCGGAAAGTGTAAAGAATCTCCTTAAAAAGATAGAGCAGGGCGAAGGTTCCTTATCTAAAATGCTTACCAATGATGAACTGTATGTAGAAGTGAAAAAATTATTGAGTGATATGAGAGAAACAATACAAAGCTATCGCGAGCAAATTCCCGTTGGCGCCTTTGGAAGTATTGTTTTCAGCGCCTTTTAATGGTGTATATATTTCTATAAGACTATTGTATCTCATAATGAATATTGTATAATTGTACCATTGGGGATTGAAGCCCATTGAAAATTTCAATCCCCCTTTTCATTTTCGAGGGGATGTAAAGAATAAAATATGAACACACAAGAGATAAAAGAAGTGTATGACAAGTACGTTATTCCGAATTATATTCGGAACCCTATTCTCTTAGAGAAAGGTAGCGGTGTCGATGTGTGGGATGCAGAAGGCAAACGCTATCTTGACCTCTTCTCAGGCTGGGCAGTAAGCTTACTTGGTCACTGCCACCCTCATGTTGTAGAGGCTATTCAACGTCAGGCTGCCAAATTACAACATGCCCCGAATATTTATTACACAGAACCACAGGGTTTACTGGCAAAGCACATATCAGAAAAATCTTTTGGAGGGCAGTGCTTCTTTTGCAACAGCGGAGCTGAAGCTAATGAGGCAGCAATTAAACTTGCCCGTATCCATAATTCTCATACAGGAAAATATAAAATAATCACGTTTGCCGATTCATTTCACGGCAGGACAATCGCTACGGTTACCGCAACCGCACAGCCGAAGTATCATAAGGGCTTTGCGCCACTCGTCGAAGGATTTTCCTATGTTCCTTTTAATGATCTGGAAGCATTAAAAAAATCAGTAGATGATAAGACCTGTGCCATTATGCTGGAACCGATTCAGGGCGAAGGCGGAATTAATATCGCTACCAAAGATTTTCTGCAAGGTGTGAGAAAACTGTGTAACGAGAAAGGATTGTTGCTTATCCTTGATGAGGTACAATGTGGTATGGGCAGGACTGGAAAATATTTTGCCTATCAGCATTACGGCATAGAACCGGATATTATGTCGCTGGCAAAGGCGCTTGGCGGCGGTGTAGCCATTGGAGCTATGGTAGCCGGAAAAGAGATTGCAAAAAGTCTTGTCCCCGGCAGCCATGCTTCTACGTTTGGGGGAAATCCGCTGGCATGCGCAGCAGCAATAGCAGTGTTTGAAACAATAGAAAAAGAAAACTTGCTCAATAATGCAAAAGAAATGGGAAGCTATTCCGTAGAGCAATTAAAATCCCTTCAGAAGACGCAGGGAATTATCCGTGAAGTTCGCGGTATAGGTCTCATGATCGGAATTGAACTCACGGTGAATGGCGCAGACCTCATTAAAAAATGTATCCAGGCAGGTTTGTTCCTCAATTGTACCCATGATAAAGTTATTCGATTTATGCCGCCACTTAACGTTAAAAAACAGCATATTGATGAAGGGCTAAATATTTTAAAAACGGTTCTTTCTAAACCTTAATTTAGTGAGAGAATATCCATGAAATGTAAGGATTTAATTTCAATCGCAGAACTTACACCATCCGATATTGAGGAAATATTTAGCGTTACCAGAGAGTTAAAAGAATGGCACAGTAAGGGGTATGATGAAAAGTGCCTGAGTGGAAAAACCCTGGGGATGATTTTCGAGAAGAGTTCCATGCGCACGCGCGTTTCTTTTGAAGTAGCAATGGTACAACTCGGTGGTCATCCTATCTATCTGACCCAAAATGATATCAATCTGGGAAAAAGGGAGACGGTAAAAGACGGCGCCAGGGTGCTATCACGATATGTAGATGGCATTGTTATCCGCACCTTTAGTCAGGAAGTAATTCAGGAACTTGCCCGGTATGCTACCGTACCTGTTATTAATGCTTTATCGGATTATCTTCATCCATGCCAGGCGCTCAGTGATCTGTATACTATTCAGGAAAAATTTGGCGCCTATACCAATATAAAGATAGTCTTTATCGGGGATGGGAATAATGTTGCACGCTCTCTGGCACAGATCAGTGCAAAGCTTGGTATCCCGTTCCATATTGCCTCTCCAAAAGGATATGAGCTTACATCAGATTTTACTTCTCAAGTGAAACAGATGACCGATAGGAGCGATATACTGCATCTCTACCAGGACCCCAAAGAAGCTGCTGAGAATGCGAATATACTCTATACAGATACCTGGGTTAGCATGGGGCAAGAAGCTGAAGCGCAAATACGAAAACAAGCCTTTAAGGGCTTTCAAATCAATAGTGATCTTTTAAAGGTGGCAAAAGACGATGTCAAGGTAATGCATTGCCTGCCGGCTCATCGGGGAGAAGAAATAACTGATGAAGTTATTGATGGTCAGCATTCTATTGTATATGATCAGGCTGAAAACAGACTTCATCTGGAAAAGGCGCTTTTGAAGCTCCTGCTGCGCAGATAAGAGGAGTTTATCATGGAACTACAAGAAATTTCATGAAAAATAATAAACCATCGGCAGGTTGTTCTCTGAAATGCTTTGGAGTACGAATTGGATTTCGTACAGAGAATTTATGAAAGATAGAGAGATGAGATATTTCTAATATGAGAGTCGATAACCGTGAACAAGATGAGTTACGTCCAATAACCATGAAAAGGCGCTTTACGAAATACGCGCCTGGTTCTGTACTGATTGAAACAGGAAATACCAAGGTTCTCTGTAGCGCATCGGTTGAAGAAAGTGTTCCTCCGCATATAAAAAACACCGGTGAAGGCTGGATTACAGCAGAATATTCATTGCTCCCGGGGTCCACCCCCGTCAGGGTTCCCAGGGAATCTACCAAAGGAAAAGTAATTGGCAGAACACATGAAATCCAAAGGTTCATTGGCCGTTCGTTACGTTCTATTATCGATCTTGCTGTATTGAAAGAGCGAACGATATGGATCGATTGTGATGTCATCCAGGCAGATGGAGGCACACGCACTGCAGCCATTACGGGTAGTTATATAGCATTAATGGACGCTATTCAATGGTTAAAAGGTAAAAACATGATTCAGGAAAATCCTGTCTTGAGCAGTATTGCTGCGGTAAGTGTGGGAATTGTAAATAACGTGGTTCTCTTAGACCTCTGTTATGCAGAAGATGCTGCTGCTCAGGTTGACATGAATATTGTAATGACCGGTAAGGGTAAATTTATTGAAATTCAAGGTACTGGGGAAGAATATTCCTTTGACGATGAACAATTGGCTGAAATGTTGAAGATGGCAAAAAAAGGTATTTGCAAGATTACTGAAATTCAAAAAAAGGTATTAGAAGAGAGAGTGGAAATATGACATCAATTACAAACGATATTCATAAAAAAACTATACTCATTGCTACACAAAATAAAAATAAGAGAATAGAGATCCTGGATATCCTTAAAAACATTCCCGGAATTTTATTTCGGGATATTGAGGATTTTCCTTTTCTTCCAACGGTAGAAGAAGACAAAAATACCTTTCAGGAAAACGCAGTGAAAAAAGCAACCATTTTGGCAAAGGCCTGTAATACATGGGTAATGGCAGATGATTCCGGACTTCAGATTGATGCGCTCAATGGCCGTCCTGGCGTCTTCTCATGCAGGTACGCCGGTCCAAATGCTACCGACGAAAAGAATAGAGAAAAAGTATTATCAGAATTAAAGGGAGTGCCAAAAGAAAGGCGTACGGCAAGGTTTGTCTGTACTATTGCCCTTGCAAGTCCACACGAATTATTCTTTGTGGTAGAAGGCCGTTGTGAGGGTTTCATTACCGAAGAACCAAAAGGAAAAAGAGGATTTGGATACGACCCTATTTTTTATGTACCTCAATACCATCAAACCTTTGGAGAACTGCACTCTTCAATTAAGAATATGATTAGCCACCGTGCGGATGCATTAAAGCAATTTAAAGAGCGGATAATGCCTCTGATTCGGAAAATATAGGTATCTTATACCTGCTCAACTTATATTTTTTACTACAGATAAAGCAATCGTCCCCGATTGAACTGAAACATTTGGTACGGTTATATCTTTCTGCACAAGCTCACATTGCTCCTATCTCTTATTTCCGTCAAGAGACAGAGTGGCATGGATAAACCTTATCCCTGCAAGCTTTAAGCAGAGATGATTTTTGTTCGTGCATTCTATTTTATTCAACGTTAGGATGAGCTTGCTTTAAACGATGGATTATCTCTTTCGTGATTCACTGCTACGAGCATTATCCCAGTACTGATCAACCATTTCTTGTACTCTCTTGAGTGTCTCCTCTTGTCTTACAGGCTTAAAAAGATGCGCAAATCTCCCTTGTCCCTTTAAATATTCTTCAACAGGCCTAAAACTTTTCGGAACAACCGTATGCTTTACTTCACCGTAGATTGCCTCTTTTAAAGCCCAGATACCTGTATCGACAGCTAACCTTGCAAATTTAGCAGAATGTGATGGATCTGTTACCCATCCGGCAGGACAAGGAGAAAGGTTTATGAAGAGTTTTGGTCCCTTATACTGCTCTGCTTTTTTAAACTTATTGATCAGGTCAACAGGATGAGCGGGAGAAATGGTAGCAAGATAGGGTGGTGTATGGCTCCTCCATATCTCAAAGAGATTCTTCTTCGGAAGTTCTAACCCTGTTGGGCTTATTCTCCCTATCGGTGTAGTTCCGGTCTTTGATGCAAAGGGTGTTGCTCCGGACGATTGGAAACCTGTGTTTCCATACGCCTCGTTATCAGAGCATATATAATAAAAATCGAGGTTACGGTAGAGGGCTCCCGATGTGGATGCAAGACCGATATCGTAAGCAACTCCGTCACCTGTCAATACAACTACCTTTACATTTTCTTTCAAATCAAGCCGCCCCTTCCTTATCAGTATATCCAGGGCGTCTCTTATACCTTGCGCTCCGGCCGGAGCACAGGCCATTGCTGTGTAAAGCCAGGAACTTTTAAAAGGGGTAAACGGATAAACAGCAAGTAAAGTAAAACAGCCTGCGGCGTTTACGACAACAATATTTTCCCCCAATACCTTCAAACAATGCCTCAGGGATAAAAGCCCTCCACATCCTGCACAGGTAGGAGTGCCTGGAGAAAGGTTTTCCTCTTGAGGAATATCTTTTATGGATTTTATCGTTGTTATATTCATAAATTTAAGGAACAAATATAGTATTCTTTCCGTGTTCTATGTATTGCGCGTTTCTCCGTGATAATTATTATCGTTTTCAGTCCCCTTCCCGGCAACGTTCTTCAATTTCTTCATCTCCTTCCATTCCATTTCTGTATAAAGAAGGTAAGGAACTTTACCTGCTCCTGTACCGACCGCCTCAATCATACGGTCAAAGATAAACTCAAACTCCTCAGAACTAAGAGTTTTTCCTCCAAGCCCGCCAATAAACGACAACAAGAGAGGTCGTTCTTTTTCATTATACATGACGCTGGAAATTTCTGAATACAAGATACCGCCCTTCCCTACACTGATATTCTGGTCTACAATAGCTACAGCTTTTGCTTTTCTTATCGCCCCCTTTATGCACAATTCCGGGAACGGTCTTAGAAGTCTCAACCTCAAAAGCCCGGCTTTAACACCTTTTTCCCGCGCCCTCTTTACAGCGGCCTTCCCAAGGGTTGAAAATGAGTTGGTCATGATCAGAATATATTCCGCATCATCGGTCATATAGCCTTCAGTAGTATTGTAACTTCTCCCAAAAAGCCTCCCGAACTCTTCTGATACCTCTCTATAAACATCTAATGCGCCCATACTAGCCAAATGCATCTGATATTTAAAATAAGAATATCCGGAACCGCCAATAACTGCCGTTCCCTGTGCCATTGGTTGACTTGCCTTGAAAAATGCGTGTTTAGGTTGATATGGCGGCAGGAACCTTACCACCTGTTCTCTATCAGGCGCCTCTACCGGTTCTCTCGTAAAGGAGAGGTGAAACCCATCCATATTAACAAGTACTGGCAAAAGGACACGCTCATCCTCTGCTAACCGGTATGCTATCAAGACCGAATCTAACACCTCCTGACAGGTCTCACAGTGGATCTGTAAAAATCCGGCATCCCTTGCAGCAAGGATATCATTATGATCAGGTTCAAGGGTTATCGGGGAGGATAAAGCCCTTGATACATTTACCATTACCAGAGGAACGCGCCATCCTGCTACCGTATAGAGCATCTCAAATCCATACAGCAGTCCCTGACTCGATGTTGCCGTAAAGACCCTCACCCCTGTAGCAGAAGCAGCGCCCGCTGCTGTAATCATGGAATGCTCCGAGTCCAGGGTTACAAACCTGGCATCCATATCTCCATTGGATATCCACCTTGCCAGCGTCTCAATAATCTCTGTCTGCGGTGTTATCGGATATGCGGGAATATAATCAACTTCTGCCAATCTAACACCCCAGGCAACCGCAGCATTACCTGTAAGCATTTCCTTTATCATTGCCACAATAACTTCCCCAGGTAAATTTCAGTCAGATGGTTCTTGTCTTTCACAAAAATAATGAGTATATAAACTTACCACGCACGGACTTCCCGCACGCTCTCTATTGCTTTTACCGGACATTCCTCAACACATATCATACATCCTTTACAATTATCGTAATCAGTATATGGATAGCCATTCTCATTCACAGAAATACAGGCATCGGGACATCGGACTACACAGACCATACATTTAGTACAGATATCGTAGTTCCAGACAGGCTTAAATACCCTCCAGTTACCTGTTTTCCGTAAAGGGGTATTTCCCGTAGCATATATGGCAGGACTAGAAATAAGGGCTGTTTCAAAAGGAACTGCGATAACTGGGTTTGCTTTGTGAATACCTTTAGCAATCTTTATTTCGACAGGCTTTATAGCATGAAAACAGTACTGTGATGCTTCTTTGTTCTTGAGTAAAAACTCTTTCTCTGTTACAATCTCCGACAGTTCCTTTTCAATGGACTTTTTTAGGGAATCTTCTCCAAGATTAACAATCCTTGCGGCAATTCCTCCTGCCAGGGCGCTAAGAATAGGTTTCCCCAGCATCTTTAAGCTGATTTTTGTTATATCTAAGGTAATAACGTGCACAGGAATTTTATACGTATCCTTCAATTCTGCTGCACTGCGAGCGGTATTAACAAAAACAATACCATGCTCTTCAAGCCCTGATAAAGGATGCGCATGGGGATCGTCAAGGAGGGTTTCATCCAGCACAAACACACTATCTGGTTCTGCTATTACACCACGCTCCAGAATGGGTTCTTTCGATATGCGGGTGAAGGCAGATATCGGCGCACCTCTCCGTTCTGCACCATAGAGCGGAAAGTCCTGGGCACAGTACCCTTCAAAAAAAGCAGCAGTGCCAAGGATCCTGCTCGCGATCTTTGCCCCCTGACCACCCCTGCCATGAAATCTTAATCTAAGCACGTAAAAACCCTATTGTTACATTTAAGCTGCCTTTGACAGCGACTCATGAAAATAGAAATGTTCATAGTCATTTATTGTATAAAATCATCCATAGACAGGCAAGGAATTGTTTTATGGTTTGAGAAATCAAAATGTAAGATTTTCTATTACTTAATGCCTGCTATCC
Coding sequences within it:
- a CDS encoding xanthosine triphosphate pyrophosphatase — protein: MTSITNDIHKKTILIATQNKNKRIEILDILKNIPGILFRDIEDFPFLPTVEEDKNTFQENAVKKATILAKACNTWVMADDSGLQIDALNGRPGVFSCRYAGPNATDEKNREKVLSELKGVPKERRTARFVCTIALASPHELFFVVEGRCEGFITEEPKGKRGFGYDPIFYVPQYHQTFGELHSSIKNMISHRADALKQFKERIMPLIRKI
- a CDS encoding ornithine carbamoyltransferase produces the protein MKCKDLISIAELTPSDIEEIFSVTRELKEWHSKGYDEKCLSGKTLGMIFEKSSMRTRVSFEVAMVQLGGHPIYLTQNDINLGKRETVKDGARVLSRYVDGIVIRTFSQEVIQELARYATVPVINALSDYLHPCQALSDLYTIQEKFGAYTNIKIVFIGDGNNVARSLAQISAKLGIPFHIASPKGYELTSDFTSQVKQMTDRSDILHLYQDPKEAAENANILYTDTWVSMGQEAEAQIRKQAFKGFQINSDLLKVAKDDVKVMHCLPAHRGEEITDEVIDGQHSIVYDQAENRLHLEKALLKLLLRR
- a CDS encoding pyruvate synthase beta subunit, which gives rise to MFLKFMNITTIKSIKDIPQEENLSPGTPTCAGCGGLLSLRHCLKVLGENIVVVNAAGCFTLLAVYPFTPFKSSWLYTAMACAPAGAQGIRDALDILIRKGRLDLKENVKVVVLTGDGVAYDIGLASTSGALYRNLDFYYICSDNEAYGNTGFQSSGATPFASKTGTTPIGRISPTGLELPKKNLFEIWRSHTPPYLATISPAHPVDLINKFKKAEQYKGPKLFINLSPCPAGWVTDPSHSAKFARLAVDTGIWALKEAIYGEVKHTVVPKSFRPVEEYLKGQGRFAHLFKPVRQEETLKRVQEMVDQYWDNARSSESRKR
- a CDS encoding pyruvate synthase gamma/delta subunits, yielding MLRLRFHGRGGQGAKIASRILGTAAFFEGYCAQDFPLYGAERRGAPISAFTRISKEPILERGVIAEPDSVFVLDETLLDDPHAHPLSGLEEHGIVFVNTARSAAELKDTYKIPVHVITLDITKISLKMLGKPILSALAGGIAARIVNLGEDSLKKSIEKELSEIVTEKEFLLKNKEASQYCFHAIKPVEIKIAKGIHKANPVIAVPFETALISSPAIYATGNTPLRKTGNWRVFKPVWNYDICTKCMVCVVRCPDACISVNENGYPYTDYDNCKGCMICVEECPVKAIESVREVRAW
- a CDS encoding acetylornithine aminotransferase, producing MNTQEIKEVYDKYVIPNYIRNPILLEKGSGVDVWDAEGKRYLDLFSGWAVSLLGHCHPHVVEAIQRQAAKLQHAPNIYYTEPQGLLAKHISEKSFGGQCFFCNSGAEANEAAIKLARIHNSHTGKYKIITFADSFHGRTIATVTATAQPKYHKGFAPLVEGFSYVPFNDLEALKKSVDDKTCAIMLEPIQGEGGINIATKDFLQGVRKLCNEKGLLLILDEVQCGMGRTGKYFAYQHYGIEPDIMSLAKALGGGVAIGAMVAGKEIAKSLVPGSHASTFGGNPLACAAAIAVFETIEKENLLNNAKEMGSYSVEQLKSLQKTQGIIREVRGIGLMIGIELTVNGADLIKKCIQAGLFLNCTHDKVIRFMPPLNVKKQHIDEGLNILKTVLSKP
- a CDS encoding ribonuclease PH produces the protein MRVDNREQDELRPITMKRRFTKYAPGSVLIETGNTKVLCSASVEESVPPHIKNTGEGWITAEYSLLPGSTPVRVPRESTKGKVIGRTHEIQRFIGRSLRSIIDLAVLKERTIWIDCDVIQADGGTRTAAITGSYIALMDAIQWLKGKNMIQENPVLSSIAAVSVGIVNNVVLLDLCYAEDAAAQVDMNIVMTGKGKFIEIQGTGEEYSFDDEQLAEMLKMAKKGICKITEIQKKVLEERVEI
- a CDS encoding putative ABC transporter ATP-binding component translates to MAVNAIEIDIQKLNKSFRNFQVLKDLDLQIRASETTVIMGGSGTGKSVLLKHIIGLISPDSGKIFIRGVDITTQKGPALDTIRSRFAMVFQSAALLNSLTVAENVGLGLKEQHRFSKKEINEIVIEKLKLVKMEHKYNSLPGELSGGMKKRVGIARALAMSPEVVLYDEPTAGLDPIMAGNIDELILELKQKFKMTAVVVTHDMESAFYIGDHICMLYQGKIIEEGSPESIRRSSNDYVIQFITRHKSVQT
- a CDS encoding pyruvate synthase alpha subunit, producing the protein MAMIKEMLTGNAAVAWGVRLAEVDYIPAYPITPQTEIIETLARWISNGDMDARFVTLDSEHSMITAAGAASATGVRVFTATSSQGLLYGFEMLYTVAGWRVPLVMVNVSRALSSPITLEPDHNDILAARDAGFLQIHCETCQEVLDSVLIAYRLAEDERVLLPVLVNMDGFHLSFTREPVEAPDREQVVRFLPPYQPKHAFFKASQPMAQGTAVIGGSGYSYFKYQMHLASMGALDVYREVSEEFGRLFGRSYNTTEGYMTDDAEYILIMTNSFSTLGKAAVKRAREKGVKAGLLRLRLLRPFPELCIKGAIRKAKAVAIVDQNISVGKGGILYSEISSVMYNEKERPLLLSFIGGLGGKTLSSEEFEFIFDRMIEAVGTGAGKVPYLLYTEMEWKEMKKLKNVAGKGTENDNNYHGETRNT